The proteins below are encoded in one region of Methylobacillus flagellatus KT:
- the dcd gene encoding dCTP deaminase, translating to MSIKSDKWIRRMAAQHGMIEPFEPNLIRQVNGEKIVSYGTSSYGYDIRCADEFKVFTNINSTIVDPKNFDPNSFVEFKNDFCIIPPNSFALARTVEYFRIPRSVLTVCLGKSTYARCGIIVNVTPFEPEWEGYVTLEFSNTTPLPAKIYAGEGCAQVLFFESDEECEISYKDRGGKYQGQVGVTLPKI from the coding sequence ATGAGCATTAAATCCGATAAATGGATACGCCGCATGGCAGCACAGCATGGCATGATCGAGCCGTTCGAGCCCAACCTGATCCGCCAAGTGAATGGCGAGAAGATCGTCTCCTATGGCACCTCGAGCTATGGATACGATATCCGTTGCGCAGATGAGTTCAAGGTCTTCACCAACATCAACAGCACGATTGTCGACCCCAAGAATTTCGATCCCAACTCATTTGTCGAATTCAAGAACGATTTCTGTATTATCCCGCCTAACTCATTTGCCCTGGCCCGTACGGTTGAATACTTCCGCATTCCGCGCAGCGTTCTGACCGTGTGTCTCGGAAAATCCACTTATGCGCGCTGCGGGATTATCGTCAACGTTACCCCGTTCGAGCCCGAATGGGAGGGCTATGTCACACTGGAATTCAGCAATACCACCCCGTTGCCGGCCAAGATTTATGCGGGAGAAGGCTGCGCCCAGGTGCTCTTTTTTGAGTCTGACGAAGAATGTGAAATTTCTTACAAGGACAGGGGTGGCAAATACCAGGGCCAGGTAGGAGTCACCCTGCCCAAGATCTGA
- the gnd gene encoding phosphogluconate dehydrogenase (NAD(+)-dependent, decarboxylating), which translates to MKLAIIGLGKMGGNMARRLLKHGIEVVGFDFNQDAVNQISLTNGMIPASSVEDAVSKLSGEPRKIVWIMLPSGDITENQIKDLVPLLSKGDIIVDGGNSNYKHSQRRGAWLAEHGIEFIDCGTSGGIWGLDNGYCLMYGGSKDAADAVVPIMQALAHADRGWAHVGPVGSGHFTKMIHNGIEYGMMQAFAEGLDLLKGKEEFNLDLAQITELWRHGSVVRSWLLDLTAEALAHDQELSAIAPYVADSGEGRWTVVEAVDQGVAAPVLTLALQMRFASQEDTGYSYKLLSMMRNAFGGHAVKTK; encoded by the coding sequence ATGAAACTTGCAATTATCGGCTTGGGAAAAATGGGCGGCAACATGGCACGCCGTCTCCTTAAACATGGCATCGAAGTCGTAGGCTTCGACTTTAATCAGGATGCGGTCAACCAGATTTCCCTGACTAACGGCATGATTCCTGCCAGCTCTGTCGAGGATGCTGTCTCCAAGCTGTCGGGGGAACCCCGGAAAATTGTGTGGATCATGCTGCCTAGCGGCGACATCACCGAAAACCAGATCAAGGACCTTGTCCCCTTGTTGAGCAAAGGCGACATCATCGTTGATGGCGGAAACTCGAATTACAAACATAGTCAGCGCCGCGGCGCTTGGCTGGCCGAGCACGGCATTGAATTCATTGACTGTGGTACCTCCGGCGGCATCTGGGGCCTAGATAATGGCTACTGCCTGATGTATGGCGGGAGCAAGGATGCTGCCGATGCCGTGGTGCCCATCATGCAGGCGCTCGCACATGCAGATCGCGGCTGGGCGCATGTCGGACCAGTCGGCTCCGGCCACTTCACCAAGATGATCCACAACGGGATTGAGTACGGCATGATGCAGGCATTTGCCGAAGGCCTCGACCTGCTCAAGGGCAAGGAAGAGTTCAACCTTGACCTCGCGCAGATCACGGAGCTTTGGCGCCATGGTTCTGTCGTCCGCAGCTGGCTACTCGACCTGACAGCGGAAGCGCTGGCGCACGATCAGGAGTTGTCCGCGATTGCACCATACGTTGCAGATTCCGGCGAAGGCCGCTGGACAGTGGTCGAGGCTGTTGACCAGGGTGTTGCCGCCCCTGTGCTGACCCTGGCATTGCAAATGCGCTTCGCCAGCCAGGAGGATACTGGCTACAGCTACAAGCTGCTATCCATGATGCGCAACGCCTTTGGCGGACATGCCGTCAAAACCAAGTAA
- the zwf gene encoding glucose-6-phosphate dehydrogenase yields MKVIDPCTLVLFGASGNLSRIKLMPGLFRLDQAGRLPEKMAILSVGRSQVSREDWLADIKSMLDAKFPKGYDQAVFKRFIERHHYHANPPDDPSSFTRLKETLSDEAIFPQNLAYFLSVRPSDFAAIVDQLASVGLTEEGKYWRRVVVEKPFGTDLKSAQELQSSITKHLKESQIYRIDHYLGKSALQNIMLQRFANTILEPLWNKDYIDHVQITNTEQLGVGERTQFYDATGALRDMIQSHVLQTLALTAMEQPASLNPDDIRAEKIKVLEAIRPIPVDELEKYAFRAQYSSGEIKGEKVPGYLEELGDDSSVVETYAALKLFIDNPRWEGVPFYIRTAKRLHEADTRIAIRFKKAPLQLGNGQDQNWLIIGIQPRECIKFEIQSKIPGLDIATRTIELDGANRQEGDETIDAYEALLLNLMEGDNSLYLHISEVEAQWRLVDPVIEAWAKDRKPVHQYPAGSSDPEASKVIFEHEDQFWRYSIALGGDKK; encoded by the coding sequence ATGAAAGTCATAGACCCCTGTACCCTTGTTCTGTTTGGTGCGAGCGGCAACCTCTCCCGCATCAAGCTCATGCCTGGACTATTCCGTCTTGACCAGGCTGGTCGCCTGCCTGAGAAAATGGCCATCCTCTCCGTTGGCCGCAGCCAGGTTTCTCGCGAGGACTGGCTTGCAGACATCAAGAGCATGCTGGATGCCAAGTTCCCCAAGGGCTATGACCAGGCAGTGTTCAAGCGCTTTATCGAGCGCCATCATTACCATGCCAATCCGCCTGATGACCCCAGCTCCTTCACCCGCCTGAAGGAAACCTTATCGGACGAGGCTATCTTCCCGCAAAACTTGGCCTATTTCCTTTCTGTACGGCCATCTGATTTTGCAGCGATTGTTGACCAGCTCGCCAGCGTTGGATTGACCGAGGAAGGCAAATACTGGCGTCGCGTTGTCGTCGAGAAACCATTCGGCACTGATCTGAAGAGCGCTCAAGAGCTGCAGTCCTCGATCACCAAGCACCTCAAGGAAAGCCAGATATACCGCATTGACCACTACCTTGGTAAATCCGCCTTGCAGAACATCATGCTGCAACGTTTTGCCAATACCATCCTCGAACCTTTGTGGAACAAGGACTACATCGATCATGTGCAGATCACCAATACCGAACAACTCGGGGTTGGCGAGCGCACCCAGTTCTACGATGCTACCGGCGCGCTGCGCGACATGATTCAGAGCCATGTGTTACAGACATTGGCGCTGACCGCCATGGAACAACCAGCCTCGCTGAATCCGGACGACATCCGCGCCGAGAAGATCAAGGTCCTGGAAGCCATTCGCCCTATTCCGGTCGACGAGCTGGAAAAATACGCATTCCGCGCACAATATTCGTCCGGTGAAATCAAGGGTGAAAAAGTGCCTGGCTATCTGGAAGAACTCGGCGACGACAGCAGTGTGGTGGAAACCTACGCCGCGCTCAAGCTGTTCATCGACAACCCACGCTGGGAAGGCGTGCCATTCTACATCCGCACGGCCAAGCGCCTTCACGAGGCAGATACCCGCATTGCGATCCGCTTCAAGAAAGCACCGCTGCAACTGGGCAACGGGCAGGATCAGAACTGGCTCATCATCGGCATCCAGCCGAGAGAATGCATCAAGTTTGAAATCCAGTCCAAGATTCCCGGCTTGGATATCGCGACCCGCACGATTGAGCTCGACGGCGCCAACCGCCAGGAAGGTGATGAAACCATCGATGCTTACGAGGCCCTGCTGCTGAACCTAATGGAAGGGGATAACTCGCTCTACCTGCACATCAGCGAAGTGGAAGCCCAGTGGCGCTTAGTGGATCCTGTCATCGAGGCTTGGGCCAAGGACCGCAAGCCTGTACACCAGTATCCTGCCGGCAGCAGTGACCCTGAAGCGTCCAAGGTCATATTCGAGCATGAGGACCAATTCTGGCGCTACAGTATTGCGCTGGGTGGCGATAAAAAATAA